The following coding sequences are from one Pocillopora verrucosa isolate sample1 chromosome 5, ASM3666991v2, whole genome shotgun sequence window:
- the LOC136280929 gene encoding uncharacterized protein gives MPHTKNTRFNLAQFMKARKVAREKAVDENRKLSAEYKKVQRAQEKLATVREHFKDITNELENIPSQGQVSQARTRSPTALVNGESTLGPRTARKRRHETIEAAAKIHGSSNEHSSACFEGIFDTLQKRCKLDKLTKYVTENKQLTNRIVCKEYKKSVLEFEKSDDNIVRSIATYYASGVMGKRKYKSVRLVLSMKSNEGKPGKRTSISICKGCKVPKLLTYSNLVEQLKKIDIGTVHEIDPDYLEGLETENQVNGAYRDLRQYPPLAVSS, from the exons ATGCCGCACACAAAGAACACGCGCTTTAACTTGGCTCAATTCATGAAAGCTCGCAAGGTTGCAAGGGAGAAAGCTGTTGATGAAAATCGCAAGCTATCGGCAGAGTACAAAAAAGTCCAGCGAGCCCAAGAAAAG TTGGCCACAGTCAGGGAACACTTCAAAGACATAACAAAtgaattagaaaatattccT TCACAGGGACAGGTATCTCAGGCACGAACAAGAAGCCCTACTGCACTTGTCAATGGAGAATCAACACTGGGACCAAGGACCGCAAGAAAAAGGAGGCATGAAACCATTGAAGCTGCTGCCAAAATTCATGGGAGCTCAAATGAACATTCCTCAGCCTGTTTCGAGGGAATTTTTGACACTCTGCAAAAGAGATGCAAGTTAGATAAGTTAACAAAATATGTGACAGAGAACAAGCAGTTGACCAATAGAATAGTTTGTAAAGAGTATAAGAAGAGTGTGttagaatttgaaaagtcaGATGACAACATTGTTCGAAGTATTGCAACATATTATGCAAGTGGTGTAATGGGGAAACGAAAGTACAAAAGTGTAAGACTGGTGCTTTCAATGAAATCAAATGAAGGCAAACCAGGGAAAAGAACaagtatttcaatttgtaaaGGCTGTAAGGTTCCAAAGCTTCTAACTTATAGTAACCTTGTAGAACagttaaaaaagattgacattGGGACTGTTCATGAAATTGACCCAGACTATCTAGAGGGCTTAGAAACTGAAAACCAAGTCAATGGTGCATATAGAGACTTGAGACAATACCCACCACTTGCTGTGTCCTCTTAA